The Setaria italica strain Yugu1 chromosome IX, Setaria_italica_v2.0, whole genome shotgun sequence genome has a window encoding:
- the LOC111258408 gene encoding uncharacterized protein LOC111258408, producing the protein MKSDKVVRVLEVLNTKDTARKAYQLVLTKPTELEVAKNVICLLLWLETIMGVEVLDKVAAMAPGDIWFTQVVTEASAVYSYILDGCPLPAPLEGIPTIVALCGGGPLVDFRFFKFHKELVARGVAVIRDSIGALVFDDNLHAMLRRFEDDARPLPAPELMVPFVTMRRTPPEDSRTAFVAFPECPCHRPSSQDIVNYFERTLEFGRCIERVETERPGAGQAPKHGIIVFMSAELRDEAMFKETAVFFRVEDHDMWVQLYMPPL; encoded by the exons ATGAAGTCTGACAAGGTCGTTCGGGTGCTGGAAGTCCTCAACACCAAAGACACTGCCCGAAAGGCGTACCAGCTTGTCCTCACAAAGCCGACCGAGCTGGAGGTTGCCAAGAACGTGATTTGCCTCCTCCTCTGGTTGGAGACGATCATGGGCGTCGAAGTCCTCGACAAAGTCGCGGCCATGGCCCCCGGCGACATCTGGTTCACGCAGGTCGTCACAGAGGCGAGCGCCGTGTACAGCTACATCCTCGACGGCTGCCCGCTGCCGGCGCCCCTCGAGGGCATCCCGACCATCGTGGCCCTCTGCGGCGGGGGCCCGCTGGTCGACTTTAGGTTCTTCAAGTTCCACAAGGAACTGGTCGCTCGCGGCGTCGCCGTGATCCGGGACAGCATCGGGGCGCTCGTATTCGACGACAACCTGCACGCGATGCTGCGCCGGTTCGAAGATGATGCCAGGCCGCTACCAGCTCCGGAGCTGATGGTGCCGTTCGTCACCATGAGGAGGACGCCGCCCGAGGACTCTCGGACGGCGTTCGTCGCCTTCCCAGAGTGCCCCTGCCACCGTCCGAGTTCACAAGACATCGTGAACTACTTTGAACG GACTCTGGAATTTGGACGCTGCATCGAGCGCGTTGAGACGGAGCGGCCGGGCGCAGGGCAGGCGCCGAAGCACGGCATCATCGTGTTCATGAGCGCGGAGCTAAGGGATGAGGCCATGTTCAAGGAGACTGCAGTGTTTTTTAGGGTCGAAGACCATGACATGTGGGTGCAGCTCTACATGCCTCCGCTCTAA
- the LOC101774076 gene encoding uncharacterized protein LOC101774076, with amino-acid sequence MASLTTMERLLLFHKLESDLFHRLVHELAQDPATMQWVIALWLWFESAGHHDFIRRVAALPGPVVLRFVEEAIACLRCLTNLGQGATADANDNRDRRLPCTNALLSKPIDDVGYFQGRREVLDDITHQYRSICLAICDAGNSSTSMPRNIGSVHASPLMVRSSVFPTPRVAPLPLNPMAAPFPLNPMASPWIPVQSPPPDDYRSLFITFSKGYPISREDIMEFFNSMFGPCVETVMVENVAPGQQPVYGRVVLRSPAMIPVVLEGEETAKFMIKGRHLWARMYIPSSRLSDA; translated from the exons ATGGCCAGCCTGACTACCATGGAAAGGCTGCTCCTCTTCCACAAGCTTGAGAGCGACTTGTTCCACCGTCTAGTGCATGAACTTGCCCAAGACCCAGCGACCATGCAGTGGGTGATCGCGCTATGGCTCTGGTTCGAGTCCGCTGGCCACCATGATTTCATCCGTCGTGTTGCTGCATTGCCAGGCCCCGTTGTGCTGCGGTTCGTCGAGGAGGCAATTGCATGCCTCCGTTGCCTCACCAACTTGGGCCAGGGGGCCACAGCCGACGCTAATGACAACCGTGACAGGCGCCTACCCTGCACAAATGCACTCCTGAGCAAGCCCATCGACGACGTGGGCTACTTCCAAGGTCGCCGTGAGGTcttggatgacatcactcatcAGTACAGGAGCATCTGCCTCGCCATCTGCGATGCTGGCAACAGCTCCACTTCCATGCCAAGAAACATAGGCAGTGTGCACGCTTCCCCACTGATGGTCAGGTCCTCTGTTTTCCCCACCCCAAGAGTGGCACCCTTGCCACTAAACCCAATGGCAGCACCCTTCCCACTAAACCCCATGGCGTCCCCATGGATCCCGGTGCAAAGCCCCCCGCCGGACGACTATCGATCCCTATTCATCACCTTCTCCAAAGGCTACCCCATCAGCAGGGAGGACATCATGGAGTTCTTCAACTC GATGTTCGGGCCGTGCGTGGAGACCGTGATGGTTGAGAATGTGGCGCCGGGACAGCAGCCGGTGTACGGGCGGGTGGTCCTGCGCAGCCCAGCGATGATCCCGGTGGTGCTGGAGGGGGAGGAGACAGCCAAGTTCATGATCAAAGGCAGGCATCTCTGGGCCAGGATGTACATCCCAAGCTCCAGGCTCTCCGACGCCTGA